In a single window of the Methanofollis ethanolicus genome:
- a CDS encoding DMT family transporter: MSFSERLPVIYALAAAALFGITAPFSKLLLGGVGPVTMASLLFLGSGTGLLIYLMAGSLSGNGRDGVEASLSRSDLPWLVGVVVSGGVLAPIVLMVSLAHTPAATAALLLNFEAVATAIIAVMWYREPIGRRMGAALCLITFSCIILSWNPDQAFGFSIAALGILLTCTFWGLDNNFSKMISAKDPIPIVMIKGLGAGTVTFFIARALGEAIPSPETCCAAMIIGFLGYGGLMSVFFLMALRGIGSARTGALVSTSPFFGVLVSFFLFTDDPGVLFYPSLLTMGLGAYLLITERHSHSHHHEAMVHEHRHRHDDLHHDHEHPAGTPAIDRHGYHSHPHAHHDLWHDHPHSPDTHHQHRHDGAGSAKY; encoded by the coding sequence ATGTCTTTCTCTGAGCGCCTTCCTGTCATCTATGCCCTGGCTGCCGCCGCACTCTTCGGGATCACGGCACCCTTCTCCAAACTTCTTCTCGGCGGTGTCGGGCCGGTCACCATGGCGTCACTCCTCTTTCTCGGGAGCGGAACCGGCCTTCTGATCTATCTCATGGCAGGATCCCTTTCAGGCAACGGAAGAGACGGTGTCGAGGCGTCGCTCAGCCGTTCAGACCTCCCCTGGCTTGTCGGCGTGGTCGTTTCGGGCGGCGTCCTTGCGCCTATTGTGCTGATGGTGAGCCTCGCCCACACGCCGGCGGCCACCGCCGCTCTCCTCCTCAACTTCGAGGCCGTGGCCACGGCCATCATTGCGGTCATGTGGTACCGGGAACCGATCGGCCGCCGGATGGGGGCTGCGCTCTGCCTGATCACCTTCTCCTGTATCATCCTCTCATGGAACCCCGATCAGGCCTTCGGCTTCTCTATTGCCGCCCTCGGCATCCTCCTCACCTGCACCTTCTGGGGTCTTGACAACAACTTCAGTAAGATGATCTCGGCGAAAGACCCCATACCCATTGTGATGATCAAGGGCCTCGGCGCCGGTACGGTCACCTTCTTCATTGCCCGGGCCCTCGGCGAGGCCATCCCGTCACCTGAGACCTGCTGCGCCGCCATGATCATCGGTTTCCTCGGGTACGGCGGCCTGATGAGTGTCTTCTTCTTGATGGCACTGAGGGGGATAGGTTCAGCCAGGACAGGTGCGCTCGTCTCGACCTCGCCCTTCTTCGGTGTCCTGGTCTCTTTCTTTCTCTTCACGGACGACCCGGGCGTCCTCTTCTACCCGTCTCTCCTGACCATGGGCCTCGGCGCCTATCTCCTCATCACAGAGCGGCATTCTCACTCCCACCACCACGAGGCGATGGTGCACGAACACCGTCACAGGCACGACGACCTCCACCACGACCACGAGCACCCGGCAGGCACGCCTGCCATCGACCGGCACGGGTACCACTCCCATCCCCATGCCCACCACGACCTCTGGCATGACCACCCGCACAGCCCTGACACCCATCACCAGCACCGCCATGACGGCGCCGGCAGCGCAAAGTACTGA
- a CDS encoding PAS domain S-box protein, which yields MISLLLVDDEPALLDIGTVFLEECGDLSVDTATTVAEAREKLRSGRYEAVVSDYDMPDMDGITFLKEIRLRHPDLPFILFTGKGREKVVIEALNSGADFYLQKGGDPVAQFAELSHKIRQAVQRRRVEYELRKSEKKYRELVDNLPEALFKLDIEGNLVYINRRGLEILGLPEGEAYGKPWYFHVHPDDRKDAQGIGNRLIRTGGRARDLELRVLTASGGEKTISVLLNLTSIRDDSGHFVGVQGIAIDISGKKQAEIALQEAEERYRLITEGIADGVTLGDMSGIIFYASPSMTRITGYRSGGMVGHSFREFVVEKDREIIDACFEKTLLNGESFEGLRVRVKRKDGTCIYVEINGGPVIRDGKVIGAQSVTRDITRQVQVENALRESEERLNVTLHSIGDGVIVTGEDGRVTLINTVAESLTGWKEEEAIGMSLTDVFHIVNEKTLMPVKNPVKRVIEEGFVTDLANHTVLLARDGTRRAIADSAAPVRDKNGVIIGAVLVFRDVTAEKETEKVRRHLAAIIESSDDAIYGMTVEGVVTNWNQGAERIYGYPASEALGSHVSLFAPPDQNEEFMDVIRQITRSGRMDSFEAVRLRKDGARILLSITISPIMGDNGTIAGFSAISRDITRQKEAEHALNKSRQWLEHVVEGVRLGTWEWDARTRKVTFNRHLAVMLGYPQDCLEADGQAIGLLVSEADRVPVKEAVIATLKGLSPIFVQEVHLTGENGRTVLLQAWGIVMERDEDGHPTRLSGICQDISEIRGYQEALKNANKKLNLLNSITRHDLLNQTTALQGYMTLINRAAGEGDPVVRKYLGICSGLIDGIQRQVVFTRDYEDMGVNAPAWQHVGNAVRKAAADLSSGARKVSILSDTGDIEVYADPMFEKVLFNLFDNALRHGERVTEIRVSFRANGDGGVLTVEDNGGGIDPDSWSKIFLAGYGRNTGYGLFLAKEILDITGISISETGENGAGARFEMTVPERGYRVGKIGMPPAGS from the coding sequence ATGATAAGCCTTCTGCTTGTGGACGACGAACCCGCCCTCCTCGATATCGGCACGGTATTTCTGGAAGAATGCGGGGACCTGTCCGTCGACACGGCCACAACCGTCGCGGAAGCACGGGAGAAACTCCGGAGTGGCAGATACGAGGCCGTCGTCTCAGACTATGATATGCCAGATATGGACGGGATCACTTTTCTCAAGGAGATCCGCCTCCGCCATCCGGACCTTCCTTTTATTCTTTTCACCGGAAAGGGACGGGAAAAAGTCGTCATAGAGGCACTGAATAGTGGGGCCGACTTTTATCTCCAGAAAGGTGGCGACCCTGTGGCACAGTTCGCAGAACTGTCCCACAAGATCCGGCAGGCCGTGCAAAGGAGAAGAGTAGAGTACGAACTCCGGAAATCTGAGAAAAAGTATCGGGAACTTGTCGATAACCTCCCGGAGGCACTCTTTAAATTGGACATTGAGGGAAACCTTGTCTATATCAATCGCAGGGGCCTGGAAATCCTTGGTCTGCCAGAGGGCGAGGCCTATGGGAAACCATGGTATTTCCATGTCCATCCTGACGACCGGAAAGATGCACAGGGTATAGGTAACCGTCTGATACGCACAGGCGGTCGGGCAAGAGATCTTGAGTTACGAGTCTTGACAGCGTCCGGAGGGGAAAAGACAATTTCCGTCCTCCTGAATCTTACCTCCATCAGGGACGATTCCGGCCATTTTGTGGGAGTACAGGGGATTGCAATCGATATCTCCGGGAAAAAACAGGCTGAAATCGCGTTGCAGGAGGCCGAAGAACGCTACCGCCTGATCACAGAGGGTATTGCCGACGGCGTGACCCTCGGGGATATGAGCGGGATCATTTTCTATGCCTCCCCTTCGATGACCAGGATCACCGGATACAGGAGCGGCGGCATGGTCGGCCATTCGTTCCGTGAGTTCGTTGTCGAAAAGGATCGGGAAATAATCGATGCCTGCTTCGAGAAAACACTTTTGAATGGAGAGAGTTTCGAGGGGCTCAGGGTCAGAGTGAAGAGAAAAGATGGAACCTGTATCTATGTTGAAATCAACGGCGGCCCGGTCATACGGGACGGGAAGGTAATAGGGGCGCAGAGTGTCACGCGGGATATCACCCGGCAGGTGCAGGTCGAGAACGCCCTCAGGGAGAGTGAAGAACGGTTAAATGTCACGTTGCACTCCATTGGAGATGGCGTCATCGTCACCGGGGAGGACGGGAGAGTGACCCTCATCAACACCGTGGCCGAGTCCCTGACCGGATGGAAGGAGGAGGAGGCTATCGGCATGTCCCTCACAGATGTTTTTCATATCGTCAATGAAAAGACCTTAATGCCGGTGAAAAATCCGGTTAAACGCGTGATTGAGGAGGGGTTCGTCACAGACCTTGCAAACCACACGGTGCTCCTGGCGCGTGACGGCACACGGAGGGCGATTGCCGACAGTGCCGCCCCCGTCAGGGATAAAAACGGCGTTATAATCGGTGCGGTGCTGGTCTTCCGTGACGTCACGGCAGAGAAGGAGACTGAGAAGGTCCGTCGTCACCTTGCAGCCATCATTGAGTCCTCTGACGATGCGATCTACGGGATGACGGTGGAGGGGGTCGTCACCAACTGGAATCAGGGGGCCGAAAGGATCTACGGGTACCCTGCCTCCGAAGCGCTTGGCAGTCATGTCTCTCTTTTTGCCCCCCCTGACCAAAACGAAGAATTCATGGACGTCATCAGGCAGATCACCCGGTCGGGCCGTATGGACTCCTTCGAAGCCGTCAGGTTGCGAAAGGATGGCGCCAGGATCCTGCTCTCTATCACGATCTCCCCGATAATGGGTGACAATGGCACGATTGCAGGATTTTCCGCCATTTCACGGGACATCACCAGACAGAAGGAGGCGGAGCACGCCCTCAACAAGAGCAGGCAGTGGCTTGAACATGTCGTTGAGGGTGTGAGACTGGGCACGTGGGAGTGGGACGCGCGGACAAGGAAAGTGACATTTAACCGGCACCTTGCTGTCATGCTCGGCTATCCGCAGGATTGTCTGGAGGCAGATGGACAGGCGATCGGTCTGCTGGTCTCTGAGGCAGACCGTGTCCCCGTGAAAGAGGCTGTTATTGCCACTCTGAAAGGGTTATCTCCTATCTTTGTACAGGAGGTACATCTCACAGGCGAAAATGGCCGTACCGTTCTGCTTCAGGCCTGGGGGATCGTGATGGAGAGAGACGAAGACGGCCACCCTACACGTCTGAGCGGGATCTGTCAGGACATCTCCGAGATCCGCGGGTACCAGGAGGCCCTGAAGAATGCAAACAAAAAGCTCAACCTCCTGAACAGCATCACCCGCCACGACCTCCTCAACCAGACGACGGCACTGCAGGGGTACATGACCCTCATCAATCGTGCTGCCGGTGAAGGCGATCCTGTTGTCAGGAAATATCTTGGCATATGCAGCGGGTTGATCGATGGGATCCAACGCCAGGTCGTCTTTACGCGGGACTATGAAGACATGGGAGTGAATGCCCCGGCATGGCAACATGTGGGTAACGCGGTCAGGAAAGCAGCTGCCGACCTCTCTTCAGGTGCCAGGAAGGTATCCATTCTTTCCGACACCGGCGATATCGAGGTCTATGCCGATCCCATGTTTGAAAAGGTGCTCTTCAACCTCTTCGACAATGCCCTCAGACACGGCGAAAGGGTGACCGAGATCAGGGTGTCGTTCCGGGCGAATGGCGACGGCGGTGTCCTCACGGTCGAGGACAACGGCGGCGGGATCGACCCTGACTCCTGGAGCAAGATCTTTCTGGCGGGATACGGGAGGAACACCGGGTACGGCCTCTTCCTTGCAAAGGAGATCCTTGACATCACCGGGATCAGCATCTCCGAAACCGGTGAGAATGGTGCAGGTGCGAGGTTCGAGATGACGGTGCCCGAAAGGGGTTACAGGGTAGGGAAAATCGGCATGCCGCCTGCCGGGTCATGA
- a CDS encoding diacylglycerol/polyprenol kinase family protein, with product MHEYGRQMVHLVFGLGIASILLVPVPGLAVLIYASGLLGGLMLVEAVLRGWYVPGIAEIIGALEREDVFPGKGTVYFVASALFCSVAFAPQVAFIAVLSLTVLDSVATIAGLSFGRHKIINGKTLEGSGAGFFALFIVLLPMLHPSAALLVAGVAALAELLSPIDDNLVIPVAVGTALTLALLS from the coding sequence ATGCACGAGTACGGCCGCCAGATGGTCCACCTCGTCTTTGGTCTGGGCATCGCATCCATCCTTCTTGTCCCTGTGCCCGGCCTTGCCGTGCTCATCTATGCGTCAGGCCTTCTTGGCGGCCTCATGCTCGTCGAGGCCGTGCTTCGCGGCTGGTACGTGCCCGGCATCGCGGAGATCATCGGCGCCCTCGAAAGAGAGGACGTCTTCCCCGGGAAAGGCACGGTCTATTTCGTTGCAAGCGCCCTCTTCTGTTCGGTGGCCTTCGCACCGCAGGTCGCCTTCATTGCCGTCCTCTCCCTCACGGTCCTCGACTCGGTCGCGACAATCGCCGGCCTCAGCTTCGGGAGGCACAAGATCATCAACGGGAAGACACTTGAAGGGTCGGGGGCAGGCTTTTTTGCACTGTTCATTGTCCTCCTGCCGATGCTGCACCCCTCTGCTGCCCTCCTTGTCGCCGGCGTCGCAGCCCTCGCCGAACTCCTCTCCCCCATCGACGACAACCTTGTCATACCGGTAGCGGTCGGCACCGCCCTGACCCTCGCCCTGCTTTCATGA
- a CDS encoding PepSY domain-containing protein codes for MKTFIFALIALVALLAVVVLSGLLPSSSGGSPAPPSPAGVPTPTPEVTATPGIDAQEAKNEAEKVALEIFPETKIDRTTVELTGDGDYFLYECVVWTEDEKKIQVWIDPATGDRRPP; via the coding sequence ATGAAAACATTCATCTTTGCTCTCATAGCCCTCGTCGCCCTTCTCGCCGTCGTCGTCTTGAGCGGCCTCCTGCCGTCATCGTCCGGAGGATCGCCGGCCCCGCCCTCCCCCGCGGGCGTGCCGACGCCGACACCCGAGGTGACGGCGACACCGGGGATAGACGCGCAGGAAGCGAAAAATGAGGCGGAAAAAGTCGCCCTCGAGATCTTCCCGGAGACGAAGATCGACCGGACGACCGTCGAACTCACCGGCGATGGAGACTACTTCCTCTACGAATGCGTGGTCTGGACAGAGGACGAAAAAAAGATCCAGGTGTGGATCGATCCGGCGACCGGCGACCGGCGACCTCCGTGA
- a CDS encoding rubredoxin gives MMAKVNRYICRYCGYVYSPLRGEPHRGIPAGTEFEDLPEDYICPVCGATGKGPIGTWGFEPWNPTRYVCKICGYVYDQKRGEPHRGIPAGTEFEDLPDDYACPVCGLDPKISKYYGKVGKTQFEALEY, from the coding sequence ATGATGGCAAAGGTGAACCGGTATATCTGCAGGTACTGCGGCTACGTGTATTCTCCGCTCAGGGGCGAACCGCACCGGGGCATACCGGCGGGGACGGAGTTCGAAGACCTGCCCGAGGATTATATCTGTCCGGTCTGCGGGGCGACGGGAAAGGGGCCGATAGGCACCTGGGGCTTCGAACCCTGGAACCCTACGAGATATGTCTGCAAGATCTGCGGGTATGTGTACGACCAGAAGCGGGGTGAACCGCACCGCGGCATTCCGGCAGGGACGGAGTTCGAAGATCTGCCTGATGACTATGCCTGCCCGGTCTGCGGACTGGACCCGAAGATATCAAAGTATTACGGCAAGGTCGGTAAGACCCAGTTCGAGGCCCTGGAGTACTGA
- a CDS encoding HDIG domain-containing metalloprotein has product MQLLEQLEAHLSDAGCDPGVIAHCRTVNAVAAGYARSPVIDRKLLTAGAMLHDLGRSETHSLHHAEVGADLARQTGCPDEVVRIVQRHIGAGLTVEECSLLGLIPRDSVPQRLEERIVAHADNLVKGTRVITPEERMDRSVTLGRKFMVRAFRLGLDLEPLRHLR; this is encoded by the coding sequence ATGCAACTCTTGGAACAACTGGAAGCGCATCTGAGTGATGCCGGGTGCGATCCCGGCGTCATCGCCCATTGCCGCACCGTTAACGCTGTCGCTGCAGGATATGCCCGGTCTCCCGTCATCGACAGGAAACTGCTGACAGCCGGGGCCATGCTCCACGATCTCGGGCGTTCAGAGACCCACTCTCTCCATCATGCCGAGGTCGGTGCCGACCTCGCCCGGCAGACAGGGTGTCCCGATGAGGTCGTCAGGATCGTCCAGAGGCATATCGGCGCGGGACTGACCGTCGAGGAATGCTCTCTCCTCGGGCTCATTCCCCGTGACTCGGTGCCGCAAAGACTGGAGGAACGGATTGTCGCCCATGCCGACAACCTTGTCAAAGGGACGCGGGTGATCACGCCTGAGGAGCGGATGGACCGATCTGTTACCCTCGGCCGAAAATTTATGGTGCGGGCCTTCAGGCTCGGCCTCGATCTCGAACCCCTCCGTCACCTCAGATGA
- a CDS encoding regulator of amino acid metabolism, contains ACT domain protein, which yields MWAKIMQEFADSPAQARVVRFLLENGFGVSSEGRITCNGIEIPATHIAREIGIDRRVVDATARRILTMGPAAEIFSLMRATPDLSRVAGFLKLTVITILPRDAHEKGIVGAVVGVLAAHDLTIRQIFVNDPYFSESPKLVVVLDEPLPVGVIEKLRALPHVQQLII from the coding sequence ATGTGGGCAAAAATCATGCAGGAATTTGCCGATTCCCCGGCCCAGGCCCGGGTCGTCAGGTTTCTCCTCGAGAACGGCTTTGGCGTCTCCTCTGAGGGGCGCATCACCTGCAATGGTATCGAGATACCGGCCACGCATATCGCACGGGAGATCGGGATCGACCGCCGGGTCGTCGATGCCACGGCCCGCCGTATCCTGACGATGGGGCCGGCAGCAGAGATATTTTCACTGATGAGAGCAACTCCCGACCTCTCCCGGGTGGCCGGGTTCCTGAAACTCACCGTCATCACCATCCTCCCGAGAGACGCCCATGAGAAGGGGATTGTCGGTGCGGTGGTCGGCGTCCTTGCCGCGCACGACCTGACAATCAGGCAGATCTTCGTGAACGACCCGTACTTCTCCGAGTCCCCGAAACTTGTCGTCGTCCTCGACGAACCCCTGCCTGTCGGCGTGATCGAAAAACTGCGGGCCCTCCCTCATGTTCAACAGTTGATCATCTGA
- a CDS encoding transcription factor yields MVGIDEMLADPAIRAYLLRHIGNEGLDLLERFPPAGEYSDEELAEKTGINLNTVRHTLYTLYERRLAEYRRIKDPESGWLTYLWTLRTDMVYPVIREELERVLEILTKRSKYEEENDFFICEECGIFTFNDVSDSNFTCPNCSAPVKHFDNEMLLGALKRRVAAIHATLGTTGSASE; encoded by the coding sequence ATGGTTGGCATAGACGAGATGCTGGCAGATCCGGCAATCAGGGCATATCTCCTCCGCCATATCGGGAACGAGGGCCTCGATCTCCTCGAGAGGTTCCCGCCCGCAGGCGAATACTCAGACGAGGAACTTGCCGAGAAGACCGGCATCAATCTCAATACGGTACGGCACACCCTCTATACGCTCTACGAGAGGCGTCTTGCCGAGTACAGGCGGATCAAGGACCCGGAGTCGGGCTGGCTCACGTATCTGTGGACACTCAGGACCGACATGGTCTATCCGGTGATCAGGGAGGAACTTGAACGTGTCCTGGAGATCCTGACAAAAAGATCGAAGTACGAGGAGGAAAACGACTTTTTCATCTGCGAGGAGTGCGGGATCTTCACCTTCAACGATGTCTCCGACTCAAACTTTACCTGTCCCAACTGCAGTGCCCCGGTGAAGCATTTCGACAATGAGATGCTCCTTGGCGCCCTGAAACGGCGGGTCGCGGCGATCCATGCAACTCTTGGAACAACTGGAAGCGCATCTGAGTGA
- a CDS encoding ATP-grasp domain-containing protein, whose amino-acid sequence MRRVLVAGFATRHVVQSARRAGFEVYAVDHFCDQDLCWNASKHLRFDELEDLPDTIATIADGHTIDYFVATSGAEDLAVPLPHAGTPADVSARFLDKLEIQMFFEDARIPTPHLSDGRFPAMVKPRHGAGGWRNRVVGSPEDLRAWKKEWPDVPAITQELVSGIPASVSCIADGTRAVAIAVNEQILRGGEGDRAYGFSGSITPFDHPLAAKMAAIAEEAVGRSGCVGSVGVDFVVDDNDTWAIEINPRFQGTLDTVEIATGQSIFKKHIDACQGTLPPHGLKSGTVAARAILFADRDLTLTRDLGDCADCCADIPWPGTEIEEGGAVVSIYGWGPDRTAALDMLDRNITRVRQYIP is encoded by the coding sequence TTGAGACGTGTCCTTGTCGCGGGATTCGCGACCAGGCACGTGGTCCAGTCGGCGCGGCGGGCAGGTTTCGAGGTCTATGCCGTCGACCACTTCTGCGACCAGGACCTCTGCTGGAATGCCAGTAAGCACCTCAGGTTCGACGAACTCGAGGACCTTCCCGATACGATCGCCACGATCGCCGACGGTCACACCATCGACTACTTTGTCGCCACCTCAGGGGCCGAGGACCTCGCCGTCCCCCTCCCCCATGCAGGGACGCCTGCCGACGTCTCGGCGCGTTTCCTGGACAAACTCGAGATCCAGATGTTCTTCGAGGACGCTCGCATCCCGACGCCGCACCTCTCAGACGGTCGCTTCCCGGCCATGGTCAAGCCGCGGCACGGTGCCGGAGGCTGGCGGAACCGGGTCGTCGGGTCTCCTGAAGACCTCAGGGCATGGAAAAAAGAATGGCCCGATGTCCCGGCGATCACCCAGGAACTCGTCTCCGGCATACCCGCGAGCGTCTCCTGCATCGCCGACGGGACGCGGGCCGTCGCCATCGCCGTCAACGAGCAGATTCTCCGCGGCGGAGAGGGCGACCGTGCGTACGGCTTTTCCGGCTCGATCACGCCGTTCGATCACCCCCTTGCCGCGAAGATGGCAGCGATTGCAGAGGAGGCCGTAGGCAGGAGCGGGTGCGTCGGGTCGGTCGGCGTCGATTTTGTCGTCGACGACAATGATACGTGGGCGATCGAGATCAACCCCCGCTTCCAGGGCACCCTCGACACCGTCGAGATCGCCACCGGCCAGAGCATCTTCAAGAAACACATCGACGCCTGTCAGGGCACCCTTCCTCCGCATGGCCTGAAGTCCGGGACGGTTGCGGCGCGGGCAATCCTCTTTGCCGACCGCGACCTCACCCTCACACGGGACCTTGGCGACTGTGCCGACTGTTGCGCCGACATCCCCTGGCCAGGGACCGAGATCGAGGAGGGAGGCGCGGTGGTGAGCATCTACGGATGGGGTCCTGACCGCACCGCCGCCCTTGACATGCTGGATAGAAATATAACACGCGTCCGTCAATATATTCCCTGA
- a CDS encoding tRNA (cytidine(56)-2'-O)-methyltransferase — MRKVCILRLGHRPERDLRVTTHVGLTARALGADGMYLAAEDHGIVDSIEDVVERWGGEFFVENNVKWRQCIKQWKEKGGIVAHLTMYGLEVGEVVDEVRERPEDLLIIVGAEKVPGDVYGMVDYNVSVTNQPHSEISSLAIFLDRLFQGQEMDHKFEGAKIRVEPCKVGKRVVEL, encoded by the coding sequence ATGAGGAAAGTGTGTATCCTCAGACTCGGTCACCGGCCTGAACGCGACCTGCGGGTGACCACCCATGTCGGCCTCACGGCCCGCGCCCTCGGCGCGGACGGAATGTACCTTGCGGCCGAAGACCACGGGATCGTCGACTCTATCGAGGACGTGGTCGAGCGCTGGGGCGGAGAATTTTTCGTTGAAAACAACGTGAAATGGCGGCAATGCATCAAGCAGTGGAAGGAGAAGGGAGGCATCGTCGCCCATCTCACAATGTACGGCCTTGAGGTCGGGGAGGTCGTCGACGAGGTGCGGGAGCGCCCCGAAGACCTGCTCATCATCGTCGGCGCGGAGAAAGTGCCGGGCGACGTTTACGGCATGGTCGATTACAACGTATCCGTGACCAACCAGCCCCACTCCGAGATATCGAGCCTTGCCATCTTCCTCGACCGCCTCTTCCAGGGCCAGGAGATGGACCACAAGTTCGAGGGCGCGAAGATCCGCGTCGAGCCCTGCAAGGTAGGAAAACGGGTGGTCGAGCTTTGA
- a CDS encoding UPF0280 family protein, translated as MIREHFQYRQTITTILADEQSFIDAAKGAMLEARAELEAFIAEDPFFGITFDPYDPPAESLTVRRMGAASVSAGVGPMAAVAGTIAWAGAEAMQEAGASFGVVDNGGDIALFSDRDVRVGIHAGESPLSDRLAFLVPPHPAILGICTSSATVGPSISFGIADAVCVVAEDVALADAWATSLCNDLSPGDDTPFTALAGTGVQGALAILGDAVGTWGTLPEIVEARVDTDLITRGEDV; from the coding sequence ATGATCCGCGAACACTTCCAGTACAGGCAGACGATCACGACGATCCTGGCCGACGAGCAGTCCTTCATCGACGCGGCAAAAGGTGCGATGCTCGAGGCCCGCGCCGAACTGGAGGCGTTCATCGCCGAAGACCCCTTCTTCGGGATCACCTTCGACCCCTACGACCCGCCGGCGGAGAGCCTGACCGTGCGGCGGATGGGCGCGGCGTCCGTCTCCGCAGGCGTCGGCCCCATGGCGGCGGTCGCCGGCACCATCGCCTGGGCAGGGGCCGAGGCGATGCAGGAGGCCGGCGCCTCCTTCGGCGTCGTCGACAACGGCGGGGACATCGCCCTCTTCTCCGACCGCGACGTGCGGGTCGGCATCCACGCCGGCGAGTCGCCCCTCTCCGACAGACTGGCCTTCCTCGTCCCGCCGCACCCCGCCATCCTCGGCATCTGCACATCCTCGGCGACAGTCGGGCCGTCGATCTCCTTCGGCATCGCCGACGCCGTCTGCGTCGTTGCGGAGGACGTCGCCCTCGCCGACGCCTGGGCGACCTCTCTCTGCAACGACCTCAGCCCCGGCGACGACACCCCCTTCACCGCCCTCGCAGGCACCGGGGTGCAGGGCGCCCTCGCCATCCTCGGCGACGCCGTCGGCACCTGGGGGACGCTCCCCGAGATCGTCGAGGCGCGGGTCGATACAGACCTCATCACGCGGGGGGAGGACGTCTGA
- a CDS encoding ABC transporter permease, producing MMEIGRICTIAEKEFAENIRGRRFLLVLALFLIIAAVGAWQGIQDYTAALERYMQALQVAGTEIMPSIARIPPSVLDVFMRMGEAMSTLGAVLGIAVGFDLISGEKEDHSLKMLLSHPVYRDEVITGKALGGIVSVAFAMAVALGIALALLLISGHVPSTDEAGFILIFGLVSFLYLTCGYAIALAMSVVADRSGKALLYALVVFFFLSSVVPAAMTLAADVIAGEEPEKPTLVDDSDLEKWNAYLEERRDRDKMRNAVISTGNVFSPQLNYAEVSRAVTQPLMYLNMHGDPDEAWSHFDADDLDYAEILGHLWKNIVALLLIPAISLGYAYIRFQRLDLR from the coding sequence ATGATGGAGATCGGACGGATATGTACAATCGCGGAAAAAGAGTTCGCCGAGAACATCAGGGGACGACGTTTCCTCCTCGTCCTCGCCCTCTTCCTCATCATCGCGGCCGTCGGGGCATGGCAGGGCATTCAGGACTACACCGCCGCCCTCGAACGGTATATGCAGGCCCTCCAGGTCGCCGGCACCGAGATCATGCCATCGATAGCGCGTATCCCTCCCTCGGTCCTGGACGTCTTCATGCGGATGGGTGAGGCGATGTCGACCCTTGGGGCGGTTCTCGGCATCGCCGTCGGTTTTGACCTCATCTCCGGCGAGAAGGAGGACCACTCCCTGAAGATGCTCCTCTCCCACCCGGTGTACCGGGACGAGGTGATCACCGGCAAGGCCCTCGGCGGCATCGTATCGGTGGCATTCGCCATGGCGGTCGCCCTCGGCATCGCGCTTGCTCTCCTCCTCATCTCCGGTCACGTCCCCTCGACCGACGAGGCGGGTTTCATCCTCATCTTCGGACTTGTCTCCTTCCTCTACCTGACCTGCGGGTATGCGATCGCCCTTGCCATGTCGGTCGTCGCCGATCGGAGCGGGAAGGCGCTGCTCTATGCGTTGGTCGTCTTCTTCTTCCTCTCCTCCGTCGTCCCGGCGGCAATGACCCTTGCCGCCGATGTGATAGCGGGGGAAGAACCGGAAAAGCCGACCCTTGTCGATGACTCCGACCTGGAGAAGTGGAACGCCTACCTGGAGGAGCGGAGGGACCGCGACAAGATGCGGAACGCCGTCATTTCGACTGGAAATGTCTTCTCGCCGCAACTCAACTACGCCGAGGTCTCCCGCGCCGTCACCCAGCCCCTCATGTACCTGAACATGCACGGCGACCCGGACGAGGCGTGGTCGCACTTCGATGCGGACGACCTGGACTACGCCGAGATCCTCGGACACCTCTGGAAGAACATCGTCGCACTCCTCCTCATCCCGGCCATCTCCCTCGGTTATGCCTATATCCGCTTCCAGAGGCTCGATCTCAGGTGA